A genomic region of Catalinimonas niigatensis contains the following coding sequences:
- a CDS encoding ABC transporter permease — MFRKIQEPAMFKNYFKTAARNLSKNTFFTTLNVFGLALAMSLNLLVVAMIVFIYQFDNFHLNKEHIYRVITHVRDRNENPSFASVPIGAAQLLEGNFTGVEKIVRIHRSLPHDIGYGDIKIPVTRYFVDAEYLSMFNFPLLQGNTATSLEKPNTMVVSEAAAARIFGKKDPMGEIVFIEPYGEVMVTGVLKDMPKNSHLKVEALVSFATLTSHHGASFTDDEKNWNNFYNSYAYLQLSDHLSPSAIEAFLNSVAKEKYTTPEFQASFELQRLDKIVPGPELDNDLGNEWSYQEMMLLGILPLIILFAACSNYVSLAISQSLKRMKEIGVRKVMGAQKRQIFMQFVMESTIIMLLAVTLSYLFFEIIRDETLSLTGELDSIDLNPTLGTFAGFLTFALLVGFAAGIVPALHFSKVGSIHALKGKEPQTKKGGRFSLRKLVITSQFTLSLGFIFAVVIMVQQYRHSINYDFGFDQEKILNVDLQQADPQLVKNEFGKLSFVSPISMSSHPLGVGNVPGLYVKRLDNSDSIEANRMAIDETFITNMGLHLVLGRNFTNDAGENSRLIIINEVFAKNLSPDDASGAIDQVVILPDQREVRVVGILKDFHYASLQSPIENFFFEYAPENFNYANFQLQSTHESQAFLEMEAAWKSVGSDDKFKAEFLTDQIRDAYSFYNSVVKIWGFMGLLAITIACLGLLGTVVFTIKNRVKEVSIRKVMGASSGSMVYLLSRDFIMLLAIAGIVTLPSVYLFMEWMLHEEQYYHASIGAFEVVISLAVVLALGLTTIFSQTLKAANTNPVDNLRLE; from the coding sequence TTGTTTAGAAAAATCCAAGAACCCGCCATGTTCAAAAATTACTTCAAGACCGCTGCGCGTAACCTGTCGAAAAACACTTTCTTCACAACGTTAAATGTCTTTGGCCTGGCACTGGCCATGTCGCTCAACCTGCTGGTCGTTGCCATGATCGTGTTCATCTATCAATTCGATAACTTCCATCTGAATAAAGAGCACATATACCGGGTAATTACGCACGTTCGGGATCGGAATGAGAACCCGTCGTTCGCATCCGTGCCTATCGGTGCTGCTCAACTTCTGGAAGGTAATTTCACCGGTGTGGAAAAGATTGTTCGTATTCACCGATCGCTTCCCCACGATATTGGTTATGGAGACATCAAAATTCCTGTAACACGATACTTTGTGGATGCAGAATATCTTTCGATGTTTAACTTTCCACTGCTGCAGGGAAACACCGCCACTTCGCTTGAAAAGCCTAATACAATGGTGGTTAGCGAGGCCGCTGCTGCCAGAATCTTTGGGAAAAAGGACCCGATGGGCGAAATCGTATTCATCGAGCCCTACGGTGAAGTGATGGTCACCGGTGTATTGAAAGACATGCCGAAGAACTCGCACCTGAAGGTCGAGGCTTTGGTCTCATTCGCCACCCTCACATCGCATCATGGCGCTTCTTTTACAGACGACGAAAAAAATTGGAATAACTTCTACAATTCATACGCTTATCTGCAACTCTCTGACCATTTGAGTCCCTCTGCCATTGAAGCGTTCCTCAATAGCGTTGCAAAAGAAAAATACACGACACCTGAGTTCCAGGCTTCGTTCGAACTTCAGCGGCTCGATAAGATTGTTCCCGGGCCTGAGCTCGACAATGACCTCGGCAATGAATGGAGTTATCAGGAAATGATGCTCTTGGGAATCCTACCTCTGATTATACTCTTCGCAGCATGCAGCAATTACGTGAGCCTTGCTATCTCCCAGTCACTCAAACGGATGAAAGAGATCGGTGTGCGTAAGGTGATGGGCGCACAGAAGAGACAGATTTTTATGCAGTTTGTGATGGAAAGTACGATCATTATGCTGCTGGCTGTGACACTGTCGTATCTTTTCTTTGAGATCATTCGCGATGAAACCCTGTCGCTTACCGGCGAACTTGATTCAATCGATCTGAATCCCACGCTGGGAACGTTTGCCGGTTTCTTAACCTTCGCACTCCTGGTTGGCTTTGCTGCGGGCATTGTTCCCGCACTACATTTTTCAAAAGTCGGCTCCATCCATGCCTTGAAAGGGAAGGAGCCGCAAACAAAAAAGGGCGGCCGGTTTTCTCTGCGCAAACTGGTGATCACATCCCAATTCACCCTGTCTCTTGGTTTTATTTTTGCAGTGGTCATTATGGTACAACAGTATCGGCATTCCATCAATTATGATTTCGGATTCGACCAGGAGAAAATACTCAACGTTGATCTTCAGCAGGCAGATCCGCAATTGGTCAAAAATGAATTTGGAAAGCTTTCCTTCGTTTCTCCGATCTCTATGTCATCGCACCCACTGGGAGTCGGAAACGTACCGGGTTTATATGTGAAGCGGTTGGACAATTCAGATTCTATAGAAGCGAACAGGATGGCCATCGATGAAACCTTTATCACCAACATGGGTCTGCATCTTGTGCTGGGAAGGAATTTTACCAACGATGCCGGTGAAAACTCTCGTTTGATCATCATCAATGAAGTATTTGCAAAAAACCTGAGCCCGGATGACGCTTCCGGAGCCATAGATCAGGTGGTCATTCTGCCCGATCAAAGAGAAGTGAGAGTGGTGGGTATTTTGAAAGATTTCCACTACGCAAGCCTGCAATCTCCCATTGAAAACTTCTTCTTCGAGTATGCGCCCGAGAATTTTAATTATGCGAATTTTCAGCTTCAATCCACCCATGAAAGCCAGGCTTTTCTGGAAATGGAAGCCGCCTGGAAATCTGTGGGGAGTGACGATAAGTTTAAAGCCGAATTCCTCACCGACCAGATCCGCGATGCCTATTCCTTTTACAACAGCGTTGTGAAGATATGGGGATTCATGGGACTGTTGGCTATCACCATAGCATGCCTGGGGCTATTGGGTACGGTCGTGTTCACGATCAAAAACCGGGTCAAAGAAGTGAGCATTCGGAAGGTAATGGGGGCCTCTTCCGGAAGTATGGTGTATTTGCTATCCAGAGACTTTATCATGCTGCTGGCTATTGCGGGTATCGTGACCCTTCCAAGCGTCTACCTTTTCATGGAGTGGATGCTGCATGAGGAACAGTATTATCATGCGTCCATTGGTGCCTTTGAAGTCGTCATAAGCCTGGCGGTTGTGTTAGCCCTTGGACTGACAACCATCTTTTCACAAACTTTGAAAGCAGCCAATACAAATCCTGTGGATAATCTTAGGTTGGAGTGA
- a CDS encoding YtxH domain-containing protein, giving the protein MRFGNNSFTLGRKKKKRFPSLEALKTISFVTGSALAMNKVLKEKILEQQRLLTKTKKKQTADDTPAIIAGFVGGLIAGGVTALLFAPESGGKLRDRVSSFFVSENGDFDLESEMEEARKNAEEKLGMNGNNS; this is encoded by the coding sequence ATGAGATTTGGAAATAATTCTTTTACGTTGGGCAGAAAGAAGAAAAAAAGATTCCCTTCTTTAGAAGCCTTAAAAACCATCAGCTTTGTTACCGGCTCTGCATTGGCCATGAATAAGGTGTTGAAAGAAAAAATCCTGGAGCAGCAGCGTCTACTTACAAAAACCAAGAAAAAGCAAACTGCTGATGATACCCCTGCCATCATCGCTGGTTTTGTGGGCGGATTGATTGCCGGAGGTGTTACTGCCCTTTTGTTTGCACCAGAATCGGGAGGCAAACTCAGGGATCGTGTAAGCAGCTTTTTTGTGAGTGAGAATGGTGACTTTGACCTTGAAAGTGAAATGGAAGAAGCCCGCAAAAATGCTGAAGAGAAGCTGGGCATGAATGGAAATAATTCCTAA
- a CDS encoding ATP-dependent nuclease, translating to MKLKEVTIKKFRNIIDSTPVDVEKDITCLVGKNESGKSSFLNALYRLNPVRKNAFFKIEDQYPAWLEKKDKMKGIELKEEKPVNTSFELEEPELKILHGIFGEGVLKNNILSLNKSYEGTLNPWLNIDEAKYLKNLIQGLSFSKETRAEITNCSIVEELNEFLENYEIAEETSDKEKESIETLKNRIKEQIGDSKKLISACYKAIQKYIPKFIYFDKYSSLPYTVKIKEILQADDSTLDDNLLTAKSLLRMAAADDDYLLNPDYERRKRELENVANALTQDVLEYWSQNTSLRVNPDIDKITVDKPNGQTTVIDELKIRIWDDKHFLSLPFNEHSTGFQWFFSFLAAFSEYEYKDEPVIILLDEPGLGLHGKAQADFLRFIEERLAPKRQVIYTTHSPFMVQPNKLERARIVEEKSRDEGSKVTSDVLTTDPDTLFPLQGALGYDLAQHMFISKNNLILEGTSDYTYIIAISDYLIERGRHGLRPEWTLIPVGGADLIPTFVALLGIHLDLTVVVDARKEGNQKLSNLSKGGYLKSKRIITLNEIVPSQLADIEDLFSKLDYIKLYNDSFEKSHKVDELKGSDQIVNQIARLEGIARFNHGKPADVFLRNRDKYLANLSDETLSNFERLFDRINETYTEK from the coding sequence ATGAAACTAAAAGAAGTAACAATAAAAAAATTCAGAAACATCATCGACTCAACTCCTGTAGATGTTGAAAAGGATATTACTTGTTTAGTTGGGAAAAATGAATCTGGTAAATCTTCATTTCTTAATGCACTCTACAGATTGAATCCAGTTCGGAAAAATGCTTTTTTCAAAATTGAAGATCAATACCCAGCTTGGTTAGAAAAGAAAGATAAAATGAAAGGTATTGAATTGAAAGAAGAAAAACCTGTAAATACGTCATTTGAACTTGAAGAGCCTGAATTGAAGATACTTCACGGGATATTTGGAGAAGGTGTTTTGAAAAACAATATACTTTCCCTTAACAAGTCATATGAAGGCACACTAAATCCTTGGTTAAATATAGATGAAGCTAAATATTTAAAAAACCTCATTCAAGGACTTTCATTCAGCAAAGAGACTCGGGCGGAAATAACAAATTGTTCTATAGTAGAAGAGTTAAATGAATTTTTAGAAAATTACGAAATAGCTGAAGAAACAAGTGACAAAGAGAAAGAATCAATCGAAACATTAAAGAATAGAATAAAGGAACAAATTGGTGACTCAAAAAAGCTTATTTCAGCTTGCTATAAAGCCATTCAAAAATATATTCCAAAATTCATTTATTTCGATAAATACAGTAGTTTACCCTACACCGTTAAGATAAAAGAAATTCTTCAAGCTGACGATTCTACACTTGACGATAACCTACTTACAGCCAAATCACTACTTAGAATGGCTGCTGCTGATGATGACTATCTTTTGAATCCTGATTATGAAAGAAGAAAAAGAGAGTTGGAAAATGTGGCAAATGCTTTAACACAAGATGTTCTTGAGTATTGGAGTCAAAACACTTCGCTAAGAGTAAATCCTGATATCGACAAGATAACTGTTGATAAGCCAAACGGTCAAACAACAGTTATAGATGAATTGAAGATTAGGATTTGGGACGATAAACATTTTCTTTCATTACCTTTTAATGAGCATTCAACGGGCTTTCAATGGTTCTTTTCATTTTTAGCAGCCTTTAGTGAATATGAATATAAAGACGAACCAGTAATAATTTTACTTGATGAACCAGGACTAGGATTACATGGCAAGGCACAGGCGGATTTTTTGAGATTCATTGAAGAAAGATTAGCACCTAAAAGACAAGTAATTTACACAACGCATTCGCCTTTTATGGTTCAGCCAAATAAACTAGAAAGAGCTAGAATTGTAGAAGAAAAAAGTAGGGACGAAGGTTCTAAAGTAACCTCTGATGTTTTAACAACTGACCCTGACACATTATTCCCGCTTCAAGGTGCATTGGGTTATGACCTAGCCCAGCATATGTTCATATCAAAGAACAATTTAATTCTTGAAGGCACATCCGACTACACCTACATAATAGCCATTTCTGATTACTTAATTGAAAGAGGGAGACATGGACTTAGACCTGAGTGGACATTGATTCCAGTTGGTGGAGCTGACCTAATTCCGACTTTTGTAGCATTACTAGGAATTCACTTGGATTTAACTGTCGTTGTTGACGCTAGAAAAGAAGGTAATCAAAAGCTATCCAATTTGTCGAAAGGTGGATACCTAAAATCCAAGCGAATAATCACATTAAATGAGATAGTGCCATCTCAATTAGCTGATATTGAAGATTTGTTTTCTAAGCTGGACTACATAAAACTTTACAATGATTCATTTGAAAAAAGTCACAAAGTTGATGAACTGAAAGGAAGCGACCAAATCGTAAATCAAATAGCTAGATTGGAAGGTATTGCTAGATTTAATCACGGAAAACCAGCTGACGTATTTCTTCGAAATAGAGATAAATATTTAGCTAATTTATCAGACGAAACGCTGAGCAATTTTGAAAGGTTGTTTGACAGAATAAATGAAACCTATACAGAAAAATAA
- a CDS encoding Gfo/Idh/MocA family protein: MEKKTNRREFLATTGTAMAGTLMAPSISAFGRAPKAKKRIALVGTGVRGISMWGKSVAEAYKDNVEFVGLCDSNPGRLEFGKKFIGVNCKTYTNFEQMMSEQKPESLIVTTMDSNHHEFIIKGMEMGADIITEKPMTTDERKVQAILDTERSTGKNVIVTFNYRYSPHRQKMYELLHQGAIGDVTSVDFHWYLDTDHGASYFRRWHGEREHSGTLLVHKSTHHFDLLNWWLESEPEEVFAYGKLEHYGLNNEFRGPKCRTCDHKDECNFYWDITKSEHLMNLYVKNEEYDGYIRDNCIFRKDINIYDKMAASIRYANDVQVSYSLTTYSPYEGYRIAFNGTDGRLEAWIQESQPWEMQDYDELRLTKNFGETELIKIPHAGGGHGGGDARLKDKIFKNPDMEDPYRQSAGSRDGAMSVLLGVAARNSVESGEPVKIATLTDLKPRATRL; encoded by the coding sequence ATGGAAAAGAAAACCAACAGAAGAGAATTTTTAGCAACCACAGGAACGGCAATGGCAGGTACGCTTATGGCACCCTCTATTTCTGCTTTTGGAAGAGCCCCCAAAGCAAAAAAAAGAATTGCCCTGGTAGGCACCGGCGTGCGGGGCATCAGCATGTGGGGAAAAAGTGTAGCAGAAGCCTATAAAGACAATGTAGAGTTTGTAGGACTGTGCGACAGCAATCCCGGACGCCTTGAATTTGGTAAAAAGTTTATAGGAGTGAATTGCAAAACCTATACGAATTTTGAGCAGATGATGAGCGAACAGAAACCTGAGTCACTTATCGTTACCACTATGGATTCAAACCACCATGAGTTTATCATCAAAGGTATGGAAATGGGTGCCGACATCATTACAGAAAAGCCCATGACTACTGATGAACGTAAGGTACAGGCTATTCTGGATACCGAAAGAAGTACAGGAAAAAACGTAATTGTTACTTTCAATTACCGTTACTCTCCTCATCGTCAGAAAATGTATGAGTTATTACATCAGGGTGCAATTGGCGATGTCACTTCCGTAGATTTTCATTGGTATCTGGATACCGATCATGGTGCCTCCTACTTCCGCCGCTGGCATGGTGAAAGAGAGCATAGCGGCACCTTGCTGGTACATAAATCTACTCACCACTTTGATCTTCTCAACTGGTGGCTGGAATCTGAGCCCGAAGAAGTATTTGCTTATGGTAAACTGGAGCACTACGGATTGAATAATGAATTTCGTGGCCCCAAATGCAGAACCTGCGATCATAAAGATGAGTGTAATTTCTACTGGGATATCACCAAAAGTGAACACCTTATGAATTTGTATGTGAAGAATGAAGAATATGACGGATACATTCGTGATAACTGTATTTTCCGCAAAGACATCAATATTTACGATAAAATGGCAGCCTCTATCCGCTATGCCAATGATGTGCAGGTCAGTTACTCACTCACTACCTACTCTCCTTACGAAGGTTATCGCATTGCCTTTAACGGAACAGACGGACGTCTTGAAGCCTGGATACAGGAGAGCCAACCCTGGGAGATGCAGGATTATGATGAGTTGCGCTTAACCAAAAACTTTGGTGAAACTGAATTAATCAAAATTCCTCACGCTGGTGGCGGTCATGGAGGTGGAGATGCTCGCCTGAAGGATAAGATATTTAAGAATCCTGACATGGAAGACCCTTACCGCCAGTCTGCCGGTTCCCGGGACGGAGCGATGTCCGTACTGCTTGGCGTAGCGGCCCGCAACAGCGTAGAAAGTGGTGAGCCGGTTAAAATTGCTACGCTTACTGATCTGAAACCAAGAGCAACCAGATTATGA
- a CDS encoding SDR family NAD(P)-dependent oxidoreductase — MANSKVLTIIGMGEGISMALAQKFGQQDFTIAMISRSDAKLKQYQKQLHQDGIEAYYYLADVANSQELKESLLYIHESLGSIDVLVYNAAAVRKVDLMRIEEQDLMMDFKVNTLGALTATQAVVREMESQGGGKIFFTGGGLSTHPNPQYGSLAIGKAGLRNLTYSLYQQLKPLNIHVATVTVNGFVQASDEKYNPEAIAAQFWNLYEQTAEDAEPEISY, encoded by the coding sequence ATGGCTAACAGCAAGGTACTCACAATCATTGGCATGGGAGAAGGCATTAGCATGGCCCTGGCACAAAAATTTGGTCAGCAGGACTTTACCATTGCTATGATTTCACGCAGCGATGCAAAGCTTAAGCAGTATCAGAAGCAACTACATCAAGATGGAATAGAAGCCTATTACTATCTGGCGGATGTAGCAAACAGTCAGGAGCTGAAAGAAAGCTTATTATACATTCATGAATCATTGGGTTCTATAGATGTACTGGTTTATAATGCAGCCGCTGTGCGCAAAGTAGACCTGATGCGGATAGAGGAGCAGGATTTGATGATGGATTTTAAAGTAAATACCCTGGGAGCCCTTACAGCCACACAGGCAGTGGTCAGAGAGATGGAAAGCCAGGGAGGAGGCAAGATCTTTTTTACCGGAGGTGGTTTATCTACCCATCCTAATCCTCAGTATGGTTCATTAGCCATCGGCAAAGCAGGACTTCGCAATCTTACCTACAGTCTTTATCAGCAACTTAAACCTTTGAACATACACGTGGCTACAGTGACAGTGAATGGCTTTGTACAGGCAAGTGATGAAAAATACAATCCTGAAGCAATAGCAGCGCAATTCTGGAATTTATATGAGCAAACTGCCGAAGACGCAGAGCCTGAAATCAGCTATTAA
- a CDS encoding alpha/beta hydrolase, producing MHKMTRCLLSIFILLTQLSALHAAQIDTVQIYSEAMDKNIPAIVITPEGYATSDESYPTIYLLHGYSDSYSGWTTKASVVPALADQHQVIVVMPDGGYNSWYLDSPIDPKSQYETHVSAEVVQYVDSAFRTIPEAEGRAITGLSMGGHGGLFLGIRHQDTFGAAGSMSGGVDLTYNIHGWEIAEKLGPYSQHPACWDSLSVVNLVEQIEPDQLKIIVDCGVDDFFFEINRHLHRKLLEENIPHDYIERPGSHNWAYWDNAVQYQFLFFSNFFKSQQSG from the coding sequence ATGCACAAAATGACCCGCTGTCTGCTAAGCATTTTTATACTACTCACCCAGCTTAGCGCATTACATGCTGCACAAATAGATACGGTGCAGATCTATAGTGAGGCGATGGACAAAAACATACCAGCCATAGTCATTACCCCGGAGGGATATGCTACATCCGATGAATCTTACCCTACCATTTATCTTTTGCATGGCTATAGTGATAGCTATTCCGGCTGGACGACCAAAGCCAGCGTAGTGCCTGCCCTGGCCGATCAGCACCAAGTGATTGTAGTGATGCCCGATGGAGGCTACAACAGCTGGTACCTGGATAGCCCCATTGATCCCAAAAGTCAATACGAAACGCATGTGTCAGCAGAAGTAGTGCAGTATGTAGACTCTGCTTTCCGCACCATTCCGGAGGCAGAAGGCAGAGCCATTACCGGATTAAGTATGGGTGGACACGGAGGCTTATTTTTGGGCATCCGGCATCAGGACACTTTTGGTGCCGCCGGTAGCATGAGTGGCGGTGTAGATCTGACCTATAATATTCATGGATGGGAGATTGCTGAAAAGCTTGGCCCCTACTCCCAACACCCTGCCTGCTGGGATTCCCTCTCGGTAGTCAACCTGGTAGAGCAGATTGAGCCTGATCAGTTGAAAATCATTGTTGATTGTGGGGTAGATGATTTCTTTTTTGAGATCAACCGCCACCTGCATCGTAAATTGCTGGAAGAGAACATTCCTCATGACTATATAGAAAGACCCGGTAGCCACAACTGGGCCTACTGGGATAATGCAGTGCAGTATCAATTCCTGTTTTTTAGCAACTTCTTCAAAAGCCAGCAAAGCGGATAA
- a CDS encoding MepB family protein translates to MDSNLKEIKKEVYDKCSLSISDFIIEPESKEYNACNFKLNGLVIISRSAKITPKKAGQFVTFWKRSGNGPIVPLNENDRVDFYIVNVRTGNQFGQFVFPKSILINKGVISTNIKEGKRAFRVYPPWDVVESKQAERSQKWQLNYFYEIGKITDFKKVKGLYNV, encoded by the coding sequence ATGGATAGCAATCTGAAAGAAATAAAAAAAGAAGTTTACGATAAATGCTCTCTAAGCATTTCTGACTTTATCATTGAACCAGAAAGCAAAGAATATAATGCTTGTAATTTTAAACTAAACGGATTAGTTATTATCAGCAGGAGCGCGAAAATAACACCTAAAAAAGCTGGACAATTCGTGACATTCTGGAAAAGAAGCGGAAACGGACCGATTGTACCGCTTAATGAAAATGATCGAGTTGATTTTTATATTGTAAACGTTCGGACAGGGAATCAATTTGGACAATTTGTCTTTCCTAAATCTATTCTGATTAATAAAGGGGTTATCTCAACTAATATAAAAGAAGGTAAAAGAGCATTTCGAGTATATCCACCTTGGGATGTTGTAGAGAGTAAACAAGCAGAGCGAAGCCAAAAATGGCAACTGAATTACTTTTATGAAATCGGAAAAATAACTGATTTTAAAAAAGTGAAGGGTTTATATAATGTATAG
- a CDS encoding DUF433 domain-containing protein, protein MENPLLNRITINPEICHGKPTIRNKRYTVDLILDLLSAGSTHAEILEDYPNLEEEDILACLAYATKVTKYSRYTKISV, encoded by the coding sequence ATGGAAAACCCACTTTTAAATAGAATCACCATTAATCCCGAAATTTGTCACGGGAAACCTACTATTAGGAATAAGAGGTATACTGTAGATTTGATTCTCGACCTTTTGTCAGCCGGATCAACGCATGCTGAAATATTGGAAGATTACCCTAATCTGGAAGAAGAAGATATTTTAGCATGTTTAGCGTATGCAACGAAAGTAACAAAGTACTCGAGATACACTAAAATTTCAGTATGA